Proteins encoded within one genomic window of Eleutherodactylus coqui strain aEleCoq1 chromosome 1, aEleCoq1.hap1, whole genome shotgun sequence:
- the LOC136628102 gene encoding glutathione S-transferase 3-like, protein MSGKPKLHYFNGRGKMESIRWLLATAGVEFEEELLETRADYEALLQDGALLFEQVPLVEIDGMKLVQTTAILQYIAAKYNLYGKDLKERVLIDMYVGGTSDLMELIMFYPFMDAEQKEKQLNTIVSKAKNRYFPAYEKILKQHGEKYLVGNQLTWADVHLLEAILMVEEKCADILTNFPLLKDFKTRISEIPTIKSFLQPGSQRKPVPDEKYVQTVRTTLQMYFKVSPK, encoded by the exons ATGTCTGGAAAGCCTAAATTACACTACTTCAATGGCAGAGGTAAAATGGAGTCCATACGCTGGCTGCTGGCCACAGCAGGCGTTGAG TTTGAAGAAGAGCTTTTGGAAACCAGGGCAGATTATGAGGCTCTACTTCAAG ATGGAGCCTTGTTGTTTGAACAAGTACCATTGGTGGAAATTGATGGAATGAAACTCGTCCAGACTACAGCTATTCTCCAATACATTGCTGCAAAGTATAACCTTTATGGGAAGGACCTGAAGGAGAGAGTTTT AATTGATATGTATGTGGGAGGTACCTCTGATCTTATGGAACTCATCATGTTCTACCCATTCATGGATGCagaacaaaaagagaaacagCTCAATACCATTGTGTCCAAGgcaaaaaacagatactttccAGCTTATGAAAAG ATTCTAAAACAACATGGTGAGAAGTACCTAGTTGGAAATCAGTTGACCTGGGCTGATGTACACCTGCTGGAGGCTATCCTAATGGTGGAAGAAAAGTGTGCCGATATACTGACTAATTTTCCTTTACTTAAG GACTTCAAAACAAGAATAAGTGAAATTCCTACAATCAAGTCCTTCCTGCAGCCTGGGAGTCAGCGGAAACCTGTGCCCGATGAGAAATATGTGCAGACTGTGAGGACAACTCTGCAGATGTATTTCAAAGTATCACCTAAGTAA